The nucleotide window ATGGTGCCTGATGATGTCTCAAGATGATATTAAGAAATACTTACCATTAACCGAAGCTACGTATTACATTATGATGACTCTTGGTGAGCCGTTGCATGGATATGCAGTAATGCAGGAAGTAGAAAAAATCAGTGAAGGAACGGTCAAAGTCGGCCCCGGCACGCTTTACGGCGTGTTCACCAACCTGGAAAAGGAAGGGTTAATCGTCAAAGTAAAAGAAGAAGAGCGCCGTAAGAGCTACGCCCTGACACCGAAAGGGAGAGCTGTACTTCTAAGTCAGGTTGAGAGACTAGAAATAATGAGCCGGAATGGATTGGCTGTCTCTGCTCGCTTGTTATCAGACAGACACAACGTAGTCGGAGGGGCTTAACTATGGAAAAGACTATGGTTAGAAAGTTCAAGTGGTTTTGGCCCTGGCACGATGAGGCTGAAGAAGCCTGGTTAGGAGAAATGTCGAAAAAGGGTTACCACTTATCCTCAGTAGGTGTAATGGGGATTTACAAGTTTATTGTAGCTGAGCCGCAGGATTACGTCTACCGCCTGGATTA belongs to Dehalococcoidales bacterium and includes:
- a CDS encoding PadR family transcriptional regulator; the encoded protein is WCLMMSQDDIKKYLPLTEATYYIMMTLGEPLHGYAVMQEVEKISEGTVKVGPGTLYGVFTNLEKEGLIVKVKEEERRKSYALTPKGRAVLLSQVERLEIMSRNGLAVSARLLSDRHNVVGGA